Genomic DNA from Anaerolineae bacterium:
CCCAAATTGCGGCAGGTGAACAAGGCCCGCGGCAGGTGAAAATTCTGCGTCACCAATACCGCCGAGTCAAGCCGGAAAATAGCTTTGGCCCGGTAGCAGGTATCGTAAGTGCGCCGTCCCGCGTAGTCGGGCTGAATATTTTCGGCGGGCACGCCTCTACTGAGGGCATAGTCCATCATTCGCCCCGGTTCGTCGTAATCGGCAAAACGGTTGTCGCCGCTTAAAAGCAATTTATCCACTTTTCCGGCCTCATACAACTGCACGGCTGTTTCTACTCGATCCAGCAACATCGCGCTCAGCCGGCCATCTTTGTATATTCTGGCCCCAAACACAATGGCCACCCGCTCCGGCGGAACGTCATCCGGCGCGTAGATGAGACGGTGGTAATACTTGCTTACCAGCCAGGGCCACAGGCAAAGAAAAATGCCCGCGCCCAAGCCAATCCCCAAAATAATGAGGAGGATTCTGGGCCAACGTTTGATTTTTGTTTTGGCGTGTTTAAAAAAAAGCAAATCCAGCGCCTTGTTGCATAAAAAATTAAGTCGCTGTAGTGTAGCATAACTCAGCCGCTGTAGATGGTCAATTTCCCTACAACCGGCCAATCATCAGGCAACGGTTTTTTTGCATACACCGGCATGTCATTAGTAGGCCGTGAGGCCGAGAAATCTCCTTAACCCCCTACCTTTGGGAGAAGATTTCTCGTTGCTGCGTTCCTCAAAATGACATTTCAGAAAAACACCCTGAGATTTGCCATCCGTTCTCAGGCCATTATTAAACCTCTTTCATACTCAAGCCAACGCGCCCGCGCTGAACGTCCACACTCATCACCTTCACCTTCACCACGTCGCCCACCTTCACCACTTCAAACGGGTTTTTTATGTAACG
This window encodes:
- a CDS encoding YdcF family protein — translated: MKRWPRILLIILGIGLGAGIFLCLWPWLVSKYYHRLIYAPDDVPPERVAIVFGARIYKDGRLSAMLLDRVETAVQLYEAGKVDKLLLSGDNRFADYDEPGRMMDYALSRGVPAENIQPDYAGRRTYDTCYRAKAIFRLDSAVLVTQNFHLPRALFTCRNLGVEAVGVNADLRTYHPLSVRWSKTREFLATVNALFDVIRQKPAPVLGEPIPLN